One stretch of Variovorax sp. TBS-050B DNA includes these proteins:
- the mdtD gene encoding multidrug transporter subunit MdtD, with translation MPPPDTTAIAADPGAAAPVRKSLLWLVAVGFFMQTLDATIINTALPAMAASLGESPLRMQSVVVAYALTMAMLIPASGWIADRFGTRRVFFSAIVLFAVGSVLCAVSQGLGQLVAARVVQGLGGALLLPVGRLALLRTVPRGEFLQAMSFVAIPGLIGPLLGPTLGGWLVQYASWHWIFLINVPVGLAGCLATLRFMPDLRGAAPRRFDGVGYALLAFGMVAISLSLDGVAELGLRQGGVMVVLVFGFASVVAYWLHAARTAEPLFAPTLFKVPTLSIGLLGNLFSRLGSSCMPFLVPLLLQVAMGYSPVRAGLMMLPVALAGMAMKRFATPLITRHGYRRVLVANTVLVGLAMGSFALTAPGQPFVVHVVQLALFGAVNSLQFTAMNTITLKDLDGGMASSGNSLLSMVQMLAMSMGVAAAGAVLAGYNGVFGTDTPAHTLDAFQSTFASMGLITIASAFIFWHLPSEARAPRPAQPEVSGQG, from the coding sequence ATGCCCCCGCCCGACACCACCGCCATCGCCGCTGACCCCGGCGCCGCGGCCCCCGTCCGCAAGAGCCTGCTGTGGCTCGTGGCGGTCGGCTTCTTCATGCAGACGCTGGACGCCACCATCATCAACACGGCACTGCCGGCGATGGCCGCGAGCCTGGGCGAGAGCCCGCTGCGCATGCAGTCGGTGGTGGTGGCCTATGCGCTCACGATGGCGATGCTGATCCCGGCCTCCGGCTGGATCGCCGACCGCTTCGGCACGCGGCGGGTGTTCTTCTCGGCGATCGTGCTGTTTGCGGTCGGCTCGGTGCTCTGCGCGGTGTCGCAGGGGCTCGGGCAGCTCGTGGCGGCGCGGGTGGTGCAGGGGCTGGGCGGGGCGCTGCTGCTGCCCGTGGGCCGGCTGGCGCTCCTGCGCACCGTGCCGCGCGGCGAGTTCCTGCAGGCGATGAGCTTCGTCGCGATCCCGGGCCTGATCGGCCCGCTGCTGGGGCCCACGCTGGGCGGCTGGCTGGTGCAGTACGCCTCGTGGCACTGGATCTTCCTGATCAACGTGCCGGTGGGCCTGGCGGGCTGCCTGGCCACGCTGCGCTTCATGCCCGATCTGCGCGGCGCCGCGCCGCGGCGCTTCGATGGCGTGGGCTATGCGCTGCTGGCCTTCGGCATGGTGGCGATCTCGCTCTCGCTCGACGGCGTGGCCGAGCTCGGCCTGCGCCAGGGCGGGGTGATGGTGGTGCTGGTCTTCGGCTTCGCGAGCGTCGTCGCCTACTGGCTGCATGCGGCGCGCACGGCCGAGCCGCTCTTCGCGCCCACGCTCTTCAAGGTGCCGACGCTCTCGATCGGGCTGCTCGGCAACCTGTTCTCGCGGCTGGGCAGCAGCTGCATGCCCTTTCTCGTGCCCTTGCTGCTGCAGGTGGCGATGGGCTATTCGCCGGTGCGCGCGGGGCTGATGATGCTGCCGGTGGCGCTCGCCGGCATGGCGATGAAGCGCTTTGCCACCCCGCTGATCACGCGCCACGGCTATAGGCGGGTGCTGGTGGCGAACACGGTGCTCGTCGGGCTGGCCATGGGCAGCTTCGCGCTCACGGCGCCGGGCCAGCCTTTCGTGGTGCACGTGGTGCAGCTCGCGCTCTTCGGCGCGGTCAATTCGCTGCAGTTCACGGCCATGAACACCATCACGCTCAAGGACCTCGACGGCGGCATGGCCAGCAGCGGCAACAGCCTGCTGTCGATGGTGCAGATGCTCGCGATGAGCATGGGCGTGGCCGCGGCAGGCGCGGTGCTGGCGGGCTACAACGGCGTGTTCGGCACCGACACGCCGGCGCACACGCTCGACGCCTTCCAGTCGACCTTCGCGAGCATGGGGCTGATCACGATCGCATCCGCGTTCATCTTCTGGCATCTGCCGTCGGAAGCGCGTGCGCCGCGCCCGGCGCAGCCCGAGGTCTCGGGCCAGGGCTGA
- the erpA gene encoding iron-sulfur cluster insertion protein ErpA has translation MSAVAENIQTQMPEPIVFTDSAAAKVADLIAEEGNPDLKLRVFVQGGGCSGFQYGFTFDEITNEDDTTMTKNGVSLLIDAMSYQYLVGAEIDYKEDLQGAQFVIKNPNATSTCGCGSSFSA, from the coding sequence ATGAGCGCTGTTGCCGAAAACATTCAGACCCAGATGCCCGAGCCGATCGTCTTCACCGACAGCGCGGCCGCCAAGGTCGCCGACCTGATCGCCGAAGAAGGCAATCCCGACCTCAAGCTGCGCGTGTTCGTGCAGGGCGGCGGCTGCTCGGGCTTCCAGTACGGTTTCACCTTCGATGAAATCACCAACGAGGACGACACCACCATGACCAAGAACGGTGTGTCGCTCCTGATCGACGCCATGAGCTACCAGTACCTGGTCGGCGCCGAGATCGACTACAAGGAAGACCTGCAGGGCGCGCAGTTCGTGATCAAGAATCCGAACGCCACCAGCACCTGCGGCTGCGGCTCGAGCTTCTCGGCCTGA
- the rpsI gene encoding 30S ribosomal protein S9, with protein MIGEWNNGTGRRKSSVARVFLKKGSGKITVNGKDIQEFFGRETSIMIAKQPLVLTNNVETFDVMVNVHGGGESGQAGATRHGITRALIDYDASLKPVLSQAGYVTRDAREVERKKVGLHSARRRKQFSKR; from the coding sequence ATGATTGGTGAATGGAACAATGGCACCGGCCGTCGCAAATCCAGCGTCGCCCGCGTGTTTCTGAAGAAGGGCTCCGGCAAGATCACGGTCAACGGCAAGGACATCCAGGAGTTCTTCGGCCGTGAGACCTCGATCATGATCGCGAAGCAGCCGCTGGTGCTGACCAACAACGTCGAAACCTTCGACGTGATGGTCAACGTGCACGGCGGCGGCGAGTCGGGCCAGGCCGGCGCCACGCGCCACGGCATCACCCGCGCGCTGATCGACTACGACGCGAGCCTCAAGCCGGTGCTGAGCCAGGCCGGCTACGTCACGCGCGATGCACGTGAAGTCGAGCGTAAGAAGGTCGGCCTGCACTCCGCACGCCGCCGCAAGCAGTTCAGCAAGCGCTGA
- the rplM gene encoding 50S ribosomal protein L13, with translation MTTFSAKPADVKHEWFVIDATDKVLGRVASEVALRLRGKHKAIYTPHVDTGDFIVVINAAQLRVTGAKSLDKVYYRHSGYPGGITATNFRDMQSKHPGRALEKAVKGMLPKGPLGYAMIKKLKVYGGAEHPHTAQQPKALEI, from the coding sequence ATGACCACGTTCAGCGCAAAGCCCGCTGACGTGAAGCACGAGTGGTTTGTGATTGACGCGACCGACAAGGTCCTCGGACGGGTAGCCAGCGAAGTTGCCCTCCGTCTGCGCGGCAAGCACAAGGCCATTTATACGCCTCACGTCGATACCGGCGACTTCATTGTCGTCATCAACGCAGCACAACTGCGCGTCACCGGCGCCAAGTCGCTCGACAAGGTGTACTACCGTCACTCGGGCTACCCGGGCGGCATCACCGCGACGAACTTCCGCGACATGCAGTCCAAGCACCCCGGCCGCGCGCTGGAGAAGGCCGTCAAGGGCATGCTGCCCAAGGGCCCGCTCGGCTACGCGATGATCAAGAAACTCAAGGTGTACGGCGGCGCAGAGCACCCGCATACCGCCCAGCAGCCCAAGGCGCTGGAAATCTAA
- the rlmJ gene encoding 23S rRNA (adenine(2030)-N(6))-methyltransferase RlmJ, whose translation MFSYRHAFHAGNHADVLKHTVLIATLDHMLEKDTALTVVDTHAGAGLYRLDGDYAGTSGEAAEGILRLLSGKTEPAPAAKPAPKKGAAEAEAPIADAIARYLSVIHDFNPKGGAPRIYPGSPFIVQHLLRDHDRLKLFELHPTDARTLDANIAQLEAGRQIAVLREDGFGSATKFLPPPSRRALVLMDPSYELKTDYGRVLDFTAEALKRFATGTYAIWYPIIPRPEAHDLPRRLKTLATKAGKPWLHATLTVKSSKLSTTPTGETRRPGLPASGMFLINPPYTLKPLLAEALPQLAERLGQDRNAAFSLDSGG comes from the coding sequence ATGTTCAGCTACCGCCACGCCTTCCATGCCGGCAACCACGCCGACGTGCTCAAGCACACGGTGCTGATTGCCACGCTCGACCACATGCTCGAGAAAGACACGGCGCTGACCGTGGTCGACACCCACGCCGGCGCCGGCCTGTACCGGCTCGACGGCGACTACGCCGGCACCAGCGGCGAGGCGGCCGAAGGCATCCTGCGCCTGCTGTCCGGGAAGACGGAGCCCGCGCCGGCCGCGAAACCCGCGCCCAAAAAAGGAGCAGCGGAAGCCGAGGCGCCGATAGCCGACGCGATCGCGCGCTACCTGAGCGTGATCCACGACTTCAATCCCAAGGGCGGCGCGCCGCGCATCTATCCGGGCTCGCCGTTCATCGTGCAGCATCTGCTGCGCGACCACGACCGGCTCAAGCTGTTCGAGCTGCATCCGACCGACGCCCGCACGCTCGACGCGAACATCGCGCAGCTCGAAGCGGGCCGGCAGATCGCAGTGCTGCGCGAAGACGGCTTCGGCAGCGCCACCAAGTTCCTGCCGCCGCCCTCACGCCGCGCGCTGGTGCTGATGGACCCGAGCTACGAGCTGAAGACCGACTACGGCCGCGTGCTCGACTTCACGGCCGAGGCGCTCAAGCGCTTCGCCACGGGCACCTACGCGATCTGGTATCCGATCATTCCGCGCCCCGAGGCGCACGACCTGCCGCGCCGGCTCAAGACCCTGGCCACCAAGGCCGGCAAGCCGTGGCTGCACGCCACGCTCACGGTCAAGTCGAGCAAGCTGAGCACCACGCCCACGGGCGAAACCCGGCGCCCCGGACTGCCGGCCAGCGGCATGTTCCTGATCAACCCGCCCTACACGCTGAAGCCGCTGCTCGCCGAAGCCCTGCCGCAACTGGCGGAACGGCTGGGCCAGGACCGGAACGCGGCCTTCTCGCTCGACAGCGGCGGCTAG
- a CDS encoding septal ring lytic transglycosylase RlpA family protein: protein MPPATEGGAAGDNNDAKLLPLPRKLSVPPGAAARSNVPSVRYDLAVSDTDTPDDGVPGDGAPREIFERGGASWYGIQFHRRKTASGELFDMGAMTAAHKTLPFNTRVCVRSLVNGSEVLVRITDRGPYAQGRIIDLSRAAAERIGLIGLGIKQVALTVIDHEGMRCGGEAAEPGEGLLAQAPGASAKPAPANRKAGNSGPKRRRR, encoded by the coding sequence ATGCCGCCCGCCACCGAGGGCGGCGCAGCCGGCGACAACAACGACGCGAAGCTGCTGCCGCTGCCGCGCAAGCTGTCGGTCCCGCCGGGTGCGGCAGCGCGTTCGAACGTGCCCTCGGTGCGCTACGACCTCGCGGTGTCGGACACCGACACGCCCGATGACGGCGTACCGGGCGACGGCGCGCCGCGCGAGATCTTCGAGCGCGGCGGGGCCTCGTGGTACGGCATCCAGTTCCACCGCCGCAAGACCGCCAGCGGCGAGCTCTTCGACATGGGCGCCATGACGGCCGCGCACAAGACGCTGCCGTTCAACACCCGCGTCTGCGTGCGCAGCCTCGTCAACGGCAGCGAGGTGCTGGTGCGCATCACCGACCGCGGGCCCTATGCGCAGGGCCGCATCATCGACCTGAGCCGCGCGGCGGCCGAGCGCATCGGCCTGATCGGCCTCGGCATCAAGCAGGTGGCGTTGACCGTCATCGACCACGAGGGCATGCGCTGCGGCGGCGAAGCGGCGGAGCCGGGGGAGGGCCTGCTGGCACAGGCGCCGGGGGCCTCGGCCAAGCCCGCGCCCGCGAATCGCAAGGCGGGCAACAGCGGGCCGAAGCGCCGCCGCCGGTAG
- the metF gene encoding methylenetetrahydrofolate reductase [NAD(P)H] has product MRLPLSFEFFPTKTPEGAVKLRAVRQQLYARKPEFCSVTYGAGGSTHQGTFGAVQEILSEGVDAASHFSCIGATRATVREQLAELKAMGVKRLVALRGDLPSGYGIGGEFVYASDLVAFIREETGRDFHIEVACYPEVHPQARSPEADLQAFAAKVKAGADSAITQYFFSPEAYFRFVDDVRRLGLDTPIVPGIMPITSSTQLMRFSDACGAEIPRWIRLRLQGFGDDTASIKAFGLDVVTDLCTRLREGGAPALHFYTMNQSAATLAVLERLD; this is encoded by the coding sequence GTGCGCCTTCCGCTGAGTTTCGAGTTCTTTCCGACCAAGACGCCCGAGGGCGCGGTCAAGCTGCGCGCGGTGCGGCAGCAGCTGTATGCGCGCAAGCCCGAGTTCTGCTCCGTCACCTATGGTGCCGGCGGCTCCACGCACCAGGGCACTTTCGGCGCGGTGCAGGAGATTCTTTCGGAGGGCGTCGATGCCGCCAGCCATTTCTCGTGCATCGGCGCTACGCGCGCCACTGTGCGCGAGCAGTTGGCCGAGCTGAAGGCCATGGGCGTCAAGCGCCTCGTGGCGCTGCGCGGCGACCTGCCGAGCGGCTACGGCATCGGCGGCGAGTTCGTCTACGCGAGCGACCTCGTGGCCTTCATCCGCGAAGAGACCGGCCGCGACTTCCACATCGAGGTGGCCTGCTACCCCGAGGTGCATCCGCAGGCCCGCTCGCCCGAAGCCGATCTGCAGGCCTTCGCGGCCAAGGTGAAGGCGGGCGCCGATTCGGCGATCACGCAGTACTTCTTCAGCCCCGAGGCCTACTTCCGCTTCGTCGACGACGTGCGCCGGCTCGGCCTCGACACGCCGATCGTGCCCGGCATCATGCCGATCACGAGCTCGACCCAGCTGATGCGCTTCTCCGATGCCTGCGGCGCCGAGATCCCGCGCTGGATCCGCCTGCGGCTGCAAGGCTTCGGCGACGACACCGCATCGATCAAGGCCTTCGGCCTCGACGTGGTGACCGACCTCTGCACGCGGCTGCGCGAGGGCGGCGCACCGGCGCTGCACTTCTACACGATGAACCAGTCGGCGGCGACGCTGGCGGTGCTGGAGCGTCTCGACTGA
- a CDS encoding TlyA family RNA methyltransferase, which produces MRADQLLVERGLAASRSQAVRLIAGGMRWRDAGMGGEWRSVAKNRDEVPESAELELADAAEARYVSRGGLKLEGALAASGVDPAGRLCLDVGQSTGGFTDCLLQRGAAKVVGVDVGHGQLHARLREDERVVAIEGVNARALSADDLGDEGGSRFDLVVGDLSFISLTLVLPALVPFLAQDGRLLMLVKPQFELQPGQVGKGGIVRDAAMYAVVEKRLHDACEALGLRVLQWFDSPIAGGDGNREFFIHAVHADGA; this is translated from the coding sequence ATGCGCGCCGACCAGTTGCTGGTGGAGCGCGGCCTGGCCGCGTCGCGCTCGCAGGCGGTGCGGCTGATCGCCGGCGGCATGCGCTGGCGCGATGCGGGCATGGGCGGCGAATGGCGCTCGGTGGCGAAGAACCGCGACGAGGTGCCCGAGTCCGCCGAGCTCGAACTCGCCGACGCGGCCGAGGCGCGCTACGTCTCGCGCGGCGGGCTCAAGCTCGAAGGTGCGCTCGCCGCCAGCGGCGTGGATCCGGCGGGCCGGCTGTGCCTCGACGTGGGCCAGTCGACCGGTGGCTTCACCGACTGCCTGCTGCAGCGCGGCGCCGCGAAGGTGGTGGGCGTGGACGTGGGCCACGGCCAGCTGCATGCGCGGCTGCGCGAGGACGAACGCGTGGTCGCCATCGAAGGCGTCAATGCGCGTGCGCTGTCGGCGGACGACCTCGGCGACGAGGGCGGGTCGCGCTTCGACCTCGTCGTCGGCGACCTGTCGTTCATCTCGCTCACCCTGGTGCTGCCGGCGCTCGTGCCTTTCCTAGCTCAGGACGGCCGCCTGCTGATGCTCGTCAAGCCGCAGTTCGAACTGCAGCCGGGGCAGGTCGGCAAGGGCGGCATCGTGCGCGACGCCGCGATGTATGCGGTGGTCGAGAAGCGCCTGCACGACGCCTGCGAGGCGCTCGGGCTGCGCGTGCTGCAGTGGTTCGACAGCCCAATCGCCGGCGGCGACGGCAACCGCGAGTTTTTCATTCATGCCGTCCACGCGGACGGCGCTTGA
- the ahcY gene encoding adenosylhomocysteinase, with translation MSAVLKPTPVSSADQAIADLSLAAWGRKEIKIAETEMPGLMAIREEFAKSQPLKGARITGSLHMTIQTAVLIETLQALGAQVRWASCNIFSTQDHAAAAIAAAGTPVFAIKGESLKDYWDYTHAIFDFGPKGSKGEGPNMILDDGGDATLLMHLGQRAEKDQGVLANPSSEEERILYAAIKAKLAVDPTWYTRKSAEIIGVTEETTTGVHRLNEMSAKGTLLFRAINVNDSVTKSKFDNLYGCRESLVDGIKRATDVMIAGKVACVAGYGDVGKGSAQALRALSAQVWVTEIDPINALQAAMEGYKVVTMEYAADKADIFVTTTGNRDVIRHEHMAAMKDQAIVCNIGHFDNEIDVASIEKYEWEEIKPQVDHITFPDGKKIILLAKGRLVNLGCGTGHPSFVMSSSFANQTIAQIELFTKPDAYQAGKVYVLPKHLDEKVARLHLKKVGAMLTELTDAQAAYIGVSKNGPYKPDTYRY, from the coding sequence ATGAGCGCTGTTCTCAAGCCCACCCCCGTCTCCTCGGCCGACCAGGCGATCGCCGACCTCTCGCTTGCCGCCTGGGGCCGCAAGGAAATCAAGATCGCCGAGACCGAAATGCCCGGCCTCATGGCGATCCGCGAGGAATTCGCGAAGTCGCAGCCGCTCAAGGGCGCGCGCATCACCGGCTCGCTGCACATGACAATCCAGACCGCGGTGCTGATCGAGACGCTGCAGGCGCTCGGCGCGCAGGTGCGCTGGGCCTCGTGCAACATCTTCTCGACGCAGGACCATGCCGCCGCCGCCATCGCCGCCGCAGGCACGCCGGTGTTCGCGATCAAGGGCGAGTCGCTGAAGGACTACTGGGACTACACCCATGCGATCTTCGACTTCGGTCCCAAGGGCTCGAAGGGCGAAGGCCCGAACATGATCCTCGACGACGGCGGCGATGCCACGCTGCTGATGCACCTGGGCCAGCGCGCCGAGAAGGACCAGGGCGTGCTCGCCAACCCGAGCAGCGAAGAGGAGCGCATCCTCTACGCCGCCATCAAGGCCAAGCTCGCGGTCGACCCGACCTGGTACACGCGCAAGTCGGCCGAGATCATCGGCGTGACCGAGGAAACCACCACCGGCGTGCACCGCCTCAACGAGATGTCGGCCAAGGGCACGCTGCTGTTCCGCGCCATCAACGTGAACGACTCGGTCACCAAGAGCAAGTTCGACAACCTCTACGGCTGCCGCGAATCGCTGGTGGACGGCATCAAGCGCGCCACCGACGTGATGATCGCCGGCAAGGTCGCGTGCGTGGCCGGCTACGGTGACGTGGGCAAGGGCTCGGCCCAGGCGCTGCGCGCGCTGTCGGCGCAGGTGTGGGTGACCGAGATCGACCCGATCAACGCGCTGCAGGCCGCGATGGAAGGCTACAAGGTCGTCACGATGGAATACGCGGCCGACAAGGCCGACATCTTCGTGACCACCACCGGCAACCGCGACGTGATCCGCCACGAGCACATGGCCGCCATGAAGGACCAGGCGATCGTCTGCAACATCGGCCACTTCGACAACGAGATCGACGTCGCCTCGATCGAGAAGTACGAGTGGGAAGAGATCAAGCCGCAGGTCGACCACATCACCTTCCCCGACGGCAAGAAGATCATCCTGCTGGCCAAGGGCCGCCTCGTGAACCTGGGCTGCGGCACGGGCCACCCGAGCTTCGTGATGTCGTCGTCGTTCGCCAACCAGACCATCGCGCAGATCGAACTCTTCACCAAGCCCGACGCCTACCAGGCCGGCAAGGTCTACGTGCTGCCGAAGCACCTCGACGAGAAGGTCGCGCGCCTGCACCTGAAGAAGGTCGGCGCGATGCTGACCGAGCTGACGGATGCGCAGGCCGCCTACATCGGCGTGAGCAAGAACGGCCCGTACAAGCCCGACACCTACCGCTACTGA